In the genome of Alphaproteobacteria bacterium, one region contains:
- a CDS encoding GNAT family N-acetyltransferase, which produces MIPAHRHQHPQPVAIRLGDIELRLAKDAREIEAAQALRYKIFYQEMAAQPTEDMKKTGRDFDQFDNFCDHLVVIDHKKRQNEASGIIATYRLMRREDAAKCGRFYSIDEYNLGPILTMSGDIMELGRSCVDINYRSKSIMQLLWRGIADYVRFYDIKLMFGCASFPGTDYKEWALSLSYLYHYHLAPSDLCPKALIERYVSMNIIEKDQINVREALFKLPPLIKGYLRLGGFVGDGAVIDWQFNTIDVCIIVKTDLVTQRYIKHYNNSRED; this is translated from the coding sequence GCTCCGCCTTGCAAAAGATGCACGCGAAATTGAAGCTGCTCAAGCTTTACGTTATAAAATATTTTATCAAGAAATGGCAGCCCAACCTACAGAAGATATGAAAAAAACGGGACGTGATTTTGATCAATTTGATAATTTTTGTGATCATTTGGTTGTTATTGATCATAAAAAAAGACAAAATGAAGCTAGTGGAATTATCGCTACGTATCGTTTAATGCGGCGGGAAGATGCTGCAAAATGTGGACGCTTTTATTCAATTGATGAATATAATTTAGGTCCTATCCTTACCATGTCTGGTGATATTATGGAATTGGGGCGTTCCTGTGTGGATATAAATTACCGTTCAAAATCCATTATGCAACTTTTGTGGCGCGGAATTGCTGATTATGTACGTTTTTATGATATTAAATTGATGTTTGGATGTGCAAGTTTTCCAGGAACAGATTATAAAGAATGGGCTTTATCTCTTTCTTACCTTTATCATTATCATTTAGCTCCTTCTGATCTTTGTCCTAAAGCTTTGATAGAACGATATGTTTCTATGAATATAATAGAAAAAGATCAGATCAATGTACGCGAAGCTCTTTTTAAACTGCCCCCTTTAATTAAAGGATATTTGCGTTTGGGAGGGTTCGTTGGGGATGGGGCAGTTATTGATTGGCAATTTAATACAATTGATGTGTGTATTATTGTGAAAACAGATTTGGTCACACAACGCTATATTAAACATTATAATAATAGCCGCGAAGATTAA